DNA sequence from the uncultured Ilyobacter sp. genome:
CATTTTTTCAAGGTCTTTAGGATTTGTTACCCAGCTGTCCCCTATACAGTCGATAATAAGGTCCGTAAGAGCTCTGTTACTCTTTATGAGCCACCTTCTGTGGGTTATACCGTTAGTTTTATTATTAAACTTTCCTGGATAAAAATCATTAAAGTCCTTGAGTTCCTTTGTTTTCAGGATCTCAGTATGAAGTGCCGCCACTCCATTTACAGAATGGCTCCCAACGATTGCGAGGTTGGCCATTTTCACCATTCCGTTTTCGATTATAGACATCCTTCCGACTCTGTCCCAGTCTCCATATCTAGCGATGATCTCCTGACAGAATCTTCTGTTTATCTCTTCGATTATCATAAATAATCTAGGAAGTAACTTTTTAAACCCATGGGCCGGCCACTTTTCTAAAGCTTCAGCCATGATAGTGTGATTTGTATAGGCACAGACCTTTGTTGTCACATCCCAGGCTTCTTTCCAGTTGAGGCCATCCTCGTCCATAAGTATTCTCATGAGTTCAGCCACTGCCAAGGCAGGGTGAGTGTCATTTATATGAATGGCTATATAATCGTCTAAATGTTTAAAGTCAACCTTCACTTCTCTGTGATAATTCAAGATAGACTGAAGACTGGCACTTACAAAGAAATACTCTTGTTTTAGTCTCAGCTGTCTTCCGTTTTCTGTAGAATCATCAGGATAAAGAACTTGTGATATGAGTTCTGCTGTGTATTTACCCTCTACTGACTGAAGATAATTTCCACTGTTAAAGTTCTGAAAATCAAATTCGTCTGTATCAGCCTCGGAACTCCATAACCTAAGTGTATTGACAGTTTTATTCAAATATCCAGAAAGTGGTATATCATATGGGACAGCTTTTACTGTATAATAGTTTTCATGTACAGCTTCTAGCTCGTTGCCCACTTCTTTCATATAGGCAGTTCCGCCAAATCTTATCTTTATACTTCTGTTTTCTTTTCTTACTTCCCACGGGTAGGGCTCTTTTAGCCAAGGATCTGGCATCTCTACCTGGTAGCCATCTTTTATCTCTTGCCTAAACATACCGTATTTATATCTTATCCCGCAACCATGGCCAGGAAGGCCGAGGGCTGCAAGGGAATCCATAAAACAAGCAGCAAGCCTTCCTAAACCTCCGTTTCCAAGTCCTGCATCCGGTTCTACCTTTATCAGTAGGTCTAGATCCATTCCCATATCGTCTAAAGCTTCTCTTGCCAGATCTGATATTCCGAGATTGATTAGATTTTTCTCAAGAAGCTTACCAATTAAGAATTCCATTGAAAGATAATAAACTTGCTTTACTTTCTTATCTTTATACTGCTGAGTAGTTTCAAACCAGCCTTCAGACATATAATCTCTGACGAGGTTGGAAAAAGCTATATATTTTTGAATATCAGAAGCATTCTGAAAATCCTTCGAGTAGAGGCCCTTTAATTTTAAAGCAAAGCCGTCTTTTATCATCTCTTTTGTAAATTCCAATTTAATCAACTCCCAACATGTTAACCCAATATTTCTTTGTAAAAAGATTTATAATTTCTTGCAGCATGGCTCCAGCTATTTTTCTCATTCATACCCCTAAGCATAAGATCTTTCCATGCCTTTTTGTTCTCATAAACTTCTACAGCCTTTCTTACTGTGTCTAACATTTCGTGGGCATTGTAATTGGTAAAAGTAAACCCAGTTCCCTGCTTTTTCTTTGCATTATAAGGCTTTACAGTATCTTTTAATCCCCCTGTCTCTCTCACTATAGGGACAGAACCATATCTCATAGCGATCATCTGAGAAAGCCCACAAGGCTCAAAAAGTGAAGGCATTAAAAACATGTCAGATGAAGCGTATATTTTTTTTGCAATTGCATCATTGAAAGTAATGTTAGAAGACAGCTTAGACGGATAAACTTGTGAGTAATACTCAAATATATCCTCGTAGTCCTGGTCTCCTGTACCTAAAATGACTATTTGAAGATCCATCTGAAGAAGTTCCTGAAGCACGTGAGTTATAAGGTCGATCCCTTTTTGTCGAACTAATCTTGTTATGACACCGATCATAGGAATATCCTCTGATACAGTTAGCCCTAACTCCTTCTGTAGTTCTAGTTTATTTTTAATTTTCTTGTCTATCTTACTCTGGCTGAATTTAGTTGCGATATCCTTATCAGTCCTAGGATTGAAAATATCATAGTCTATACCGTTTACTATTCCAGAAAGCCTGTTGTCGTTATGTCTGAATAATCCGTGGAGATTTTCTCCATAAAATTCCATTTTTATCTCTTCTGCATAGGTACTGCTTACAGTAGATATATAATCCGAATAATTTACTCCTCCCTTTAAAAAGGAGATAGCGTCAAAAAATTTCATAGAGTCTTCTCTAAAATGTATATCATGTGAAAGTCCTAGAACATCATCTAGAGTTTCCATAGAAAAAATACCCTGATATTTTAGGTTATGTATAGTATAGAGGGTTTTTACATTTTTATAAGTACCATTTCTCTGAAGTTCTTTTAGATAAACTGGAGTTAGTCCTGAATGCCAGTCGTTGCAGTGAATTAGATCAGGTTCAAATTCCATGACTTCTAGAGCAGCCAATACAGATTTTGAGAAGAAACCAAATCTTTCACAGTCGTCAAACTCACCATAGACATTATCCCTCTTAAAATAATGCTCATTATCAACAAAATAGTACTTAACTCCATCATATTCGAGCATATCTATCCCGCAATACTGATTTCTCCATGAAAGTTTAACATATGTGTGTCCTAAATGTTTCATTTTACTCTTGTACTTGTAGTCTATTGCTTTATATTTAGGCAGGATCACTCTTATATCTACCCCAGTTTTCACAAGTGATTTTGGGAGAGAATGGGATACATCTCCCAGTCCACCTGTTTTAATAAAAGGCCATGCCTCACCAGTTACGAATAATATCTTCATATTAGTTTTTCCTCCTTCCTCTATTTACATATCTTCTAGAGGCCAATAAAGTTCCTTGAATCTCTCTGAATTAATTCCTATTTTCTTTTCTATGACAAGAGGGAATTCCACTGAAGCTTTTAATTCCTCCCCTTCTGCGATTACAGTATTTTTATCAATTACCACATTCTTTAGCTTTGCACCTTTTTTGATGGTGCAGTCCTGAAGGATTACACAACCATCTACCTCAGCACCTTCTCCTATTTTTACGTGTCTTGAGACAATACTGTTTTTAACTGTCCCGGCTATAGTGCATCCATTTGCAACAAGTGAATTTGTCACATCCGACCCATTTATAAACATAGAAGGAGGAGTATCCTTTATCTTTGTAAGGATTCTTCCGTTTCTAAAGAAGAGGTCCCTTCTTACATCTATATTAAGAATATCCATGTTAAATTTGAAGTATTCTTTTGT
Encoded proteins:
- a CDS encoding glycogen/starch/alpha-glucan phosphorylase; this encodes MEFTKEMIKDGFALKLKGLYSKDFQNASDIQKYIAFSNLVRDYMSEGWFETTQQYKDKKVKQVYYLSMEFLIGKLLEKNLINLGISDLAREALDDMGMDLDLLIKVEPDAGLGNGGLGRLAACFMDSLAALGLPGHGCGIRYKYGMFRQEIKDGYQVEMPDPWLKEPYPWEVRKENRSIKIRFGGTAYMKEVGNELEAVHENYYTVKAVPYDIPLSGYLNKTVNTLRLWSSEADTDEFDFQNFNSGNYLQSVEGKYTAELISQVLYPDDSTENGRQLRLKQEYFFVSASLQSILNYHREVKVDFKHLDDYIAIHINDTHPALAVAELMRILMDEDGLNWKEAWDVTTKVCAYTNHTIMAEALEKWPAHGFKKLLPRLFMIIEEINRRFCQEIIARYGDWDRVGRMSIIENGMVKMANLAIVGSHSVNGVAALHTEILKTKELKDFNDFYPGKFNNKTNGITHRRWLIKSNRALTDLIIDCIGDSWVTNPKDLEKMMIFKNDKEVLSKIEDIKHENKVNLSKYIFEKKGIVVDPDSIFDIHVKRIHGYKRQLLNCLHIIYLYKRLKKDKNFDIYPRTFIFSAKAAPAYVFAKKVIKLINTLGDVINNDPEVNDKIKVVFIDNYNVSKAEKIIPAADVSEQISTASKEASGTGNMKFMMNGAITLATLDGANIEIKELVGDENIVIFGLSSEEVLKLYSSHKYNSVNFLKENQEIAELVETLVDGTLGVSITEFGEIYKELTEKNDYYFVLKDFKEYIKAQEKIEKLYKDKDKWAKKCLVNIAMSGHFSSDNTIAKYAQEIWNIKGEKIGG
- the glgA gene encoding glycogen synthase GlgA; protein product: MKILFVTGEAWPFIKTGGLGDVSHSLPKSLVKTGVDIRVILPKYKAIDYKYKSKMKHLGHTYVKLSWRNQYCGIDMLEYDGVKYYFVDNEHYFKRDNVYGEFDDCERFGFFSKSVLAALEVMEFEPDLIHCNDWHSGLTPVYLKELQRNGTYKNVKTLYTIHNLKYQGIFSMETLDDVLGLSHDIHFREDSMKFFDAISFLKGGVNYSDYISTVSSTYAEEIKMEFYGENLHGLFRHNDNRLSGIVNGIDYDIFNPRTDKDIATKFSQSKIDKKIKNKLELQKELGLTVSEDIPMIGVITRLVRQKGIDLITHVLQELLQMDLQIVILGTGDQDYEDIFEYYSQVYPSKLSSNITFNDAIAKKIYASSDMFLMPSLFEPCGLSQMIAMRYGSVPIVRETGGLKDTVKPYNAKKKQGTGFTFTNYNAHEMLDTVRKAVEVYENKKAWKDLMLRGMNEKNSWSHAARNYKSFYKEILG